Proteins from a genomic interval of Orbaceae bacterium lpD02:
- a CDS encoding GNAT family N-acetyltransferase has translation MLQNKIRQAVQGDHPILLALWQHSVKATHSFLTEQDIEKLYQGLKNEWLAQVELWVLLAQDEIVGFIGLNDNNVEMLFIDDKHQGNGYGKQLLNFVKQRYLQIYLDVNEQNPHALRFYQKQGFEIVGRSELDGQGNPFPLLHLAYQAT, from the coding sequence ATGTTGCAAAATAAAATTCGGCAAGCGGTTCAAGGCGATCACCCCATATTACTGGCTTTATGGCAACATAGCGTTAAAGCAACCCACTCTTTTTTAACCGAGCAAGATATCGAAAAGTTATATCAAGGTTTAAAAAATGAGTGGCTTGCTCAGGTTGAGCTTTGGGTTTTGCTTGCCCAAGACGAAATTGTTGGGTTTATTGGACTTAATGATAATAATGTAGAGATGTTATTTATTGATGACAAACATCAAGGCAATGGCTATGGTAAGCAATTACTCAATTTTGTTAAGCAGCGATATCTGCAAATATACCTTGATGTTAATGAGCAAAACCCGCATGCGCTGCGCTTTTATCAAAAGCAAGGATTTGAAATTGTTGGACGTAGTGAGTTAGATGGACAAGGCAATCCCTTTCCATTATTACACTTAGCTTATCAAGCCACTTAA
- the mltG gene encoding endolytic transglycosylase MltG, whose amino-acid sequence MKKKLIVYFIIVSVVLLSITAVFGFYFLEKFSHTQIRVNESNQLFELKRGTSITGFVKQIEQASLVDDAYLIPYLMKIKPSLHGIKSGTYQLSSAMTVETFLQLLVSGKEVQFQIKFVEGKPAKDWLVTLASTADLEYKLTGLPLTQIAQMLGIDGSLEGWLYPDTYSYIKNDSDLAILKRAYQKMQTALQSVWDNRDEGLPYKTPYELLIMASIIEKETGLDNERAKVASVFINRLKYNMLLQTDPTVIYGMGDNYNGRLFTKNLRDKNNPFNTYVISGLPPTPIAMPSLASLEAAAHPEQTNYLYFVANGDGGHTFTTNYDNHKQAVDKYRQFIRKRGTNNVAK is encoded by the coding sequence ATGAAAAAAAAGCTTATTGTCTATTTTATTATTGTCAGTGTTGTGCTTTTGAGTATTACTGCCGTTTTTGGTTTCTATTTTTTAGAAAAATTTTCACACACCCAAATCCGTGTTAATGAATCTAATCAATTATTTGAGCTGAAGCGAGGCACTTCAATTACTGGATTTGTTAAGCAAATAGAGCAAGCATCATTAGTTGATGATGCTTACTTGATTCCTTATTTAATGAAAATAAAGCCGTCATTACATGGCATCAAATCAGGCACTTATCAGCTATCATCAGCAATGACGGTTGAGACATTCTTACAATTATTAGTGAGTGGCAAAGAAGTTCAATTTCAAATTAAATTTGTCGAAGGGAAGCCCGCTAAAGATTGGCTCGTAACCCTCGCGTCCACTGCCGATCTTGAATATAAGCTCACTGGATTACCTTTAACGCAAATAGCTCAAATGCTCGGTATTGATGGTTCTCTTGAAGGGTGGCTCTACCCAGATACCTATTCTTATATTAAAAATGATTCAGATCTCGCCATCTTGAAACGTGCTTATCAAAAAATGCAAACTGCCTTGCAAAGCGTTTGGGATAACAGAGACGAAGGGTTGCCTTATAAAACGCCATATGAGCTGCTTATTATGGCTTCTATTATTGAAAAAGAGACGGGCCTTGATAATGAAAGAGCTAAAGTGGCTTCAGTTTTTATTAATCGTTTAAAATATAATATGTTACTACAAACCGATCCAACCGTAATTTATGGTATGGGAGATAACTATAATGGTCGTTTATTTACTAAAAATTTAAGAGATAAAAATAACCCCTTTAACACCTACGTTATTTCAGGTTTACCGCCCACACCAATAGCGATGCCAAGTCTTGCTTCACTCGAAGCGGCAGCTCATCCGGAGCAGACTAATTATCTTTATTTTGTGGCTAATGGTGATGGTGGGCATACGTTTACCACTAATTATGATAATCATAAACAAGCAGTAGATAAATATAGGCAGTTTATACGTAAAAGAGGTACTAACAATGTTGCAAAATAA
- the alr gene encoding alanine racemase, which yields MSIATIEISISGLLHNVAFFRNLSPNSKIMAIVKANAYSHGKEKIATLLDNHIDYFGVARLEEAIELREIGIKSPIVVLEGLFQHDDMQLLIDYDLQTVVHCSEQIEKLAQLSTPAALKVWFKLDSGMHRLGFRADSATQFFAKLVNCDSVKKPINILSHFSCADILTSHETLKQITVFDQFIDSITDPSLLGKQSLAASGGILAWHASHRDVIRPGIALYGVSPFDYNELNKATGCQLGLKPVMKLKSEIITVREHKKGESVGYGLIWQSSRNTKLGVVAMGYGDGYPRDISPGTQVWLNGRLVPIVGRVAMDMILIDLGPDSKEQAGTEVIFWGNDELPVEKIAAHSGMSPYELLTRLTKRAKLRYVD from the coding sequence ATGTCAATTGCAACAATTGAAATCAGTATTAGTGGATTATTACATAATGTCGCGTTTTTTAGAAACTTGAGTCCAAATAGTAAAATCATGGCGATAGTAAAAGCCAATGCATATTCCCATGGTAAAGAAAAAATTGCGACTTTGCTCGATAACCATATCGACTATTTTGGTGTTGCGCGATTAGAAGAGGCAATTGAACTTCGAGAAATAGGGATCAAATCGCCGATAGTGGTTTTGGAAGGTTTATTTCAACATGATGATATGCAATTATTAATTGATTACGATTTACAAACAGTTGTGCATTGCTCTGAACAAATTGAGAAGTTAGCTCAATTATCGACGCCAGCGGCTTTAAAAGTTTGGTTCAAATTAGACTCAGGTATGCATAGACTTGGTTTTAGGGCTGATAGTGCGACACAGTTTTTTGCCAAGCTAGTAAATTGTGATTCAGTAAAAAAACCAATAAATATACTTAGTCATTTTAGTTGTGCCGATATTTTGACATCGCATGAAACGCTAAAACAGATTACGGTATTTGATCAATTCATCGATTCGATTACCGACCCGTCATTACTTGGCAAGCAATCTCTAGCTGCATCAGGTGGCATTTTAGCATGGCACGCCTCGCATAGGGATGTGATCAGACCCGGCATTGCCCTTTATGGGGTGTCGCCATTTGATTATAACGAGCTTAATAAAGCAACTGGTTGCCAATTAGGTTTAAAACCCGTGATGAAACTAAAATCTGAAATAATTACAGTTAGAGAGCATAAAAAAGGTGAATCGGTTGGGTATGGACTTATTTGGCAAAGCAGTCGCAATACTAAGCTTGGCGTCGTTGCCATGGGCTATGGTGATGGCTACCCAAGAGATATTTCACCTGGGACTCAAGTTTGGCTAAATGGTCGCTTAGTGCCAATAGTTGGTCGGGTGGCAATGGATATGATACTTATTGATCTTGGTCCTGATAGTAAAGAGCAAGCTGGAACTGAAGTCATATTTTGGGGTAATGATGAGTTGCCTGTTGAGAAAATCGCTGCGCATTCAGGTATGAGCCCTTATGAACTTTTGACGCGTTTAACGAAACGTGCAAAATTGCGCTATGTAGACTAA
- a CDS encoding PLP-dependent aminotransferase family protein, protein MSSSIWQFSKRAAALQSSAIREILKITELPHVISFAGGLPSPNTFPVEKIKQAVDRIMESDEAFSALQYGPTEGYKPLREWIVTLINQREKTQLNVDNILIVTGSQQALDLIGKALIDKQTKVLVETPTYLGGLQTFTQYEPEYVSIASDDHGLNPDLLSDEEAKSASFLYTIPNFQNPTGRRLPAERRKKLADKAVANNLLMIEDDPYGELDYQGHRLPSLISYAPNNTVYLGSFSKILAPGMRLGYVVGPADFISKLVQLKQAADLHTPSYTQHIAYNVIKDGYLGEHIPKIRELYKRRCQFMLEQLAKYMPNTVRWTKPEGGMFIWVELPEHINSTELLTIAVNNNVAFVPGETFFATDPKTNCLRLAFVTVPEERIEQGIKILAGLIK, encoded by the coding sequence ATGTCTTCATCTATATGGCAATTTTCCAAACGCGCGGCTGCATTACAAAGTTCAGCAATTAGAGAAATTCTTAAAATAACAGAACTTCCTCATGTCATTTCATTTGCGGGTGGGCTACCATCGCCAAATACGTTCCCTGTTGAAAAAATCAAACAAGCAGTAGACAGAATCATGGAAAGTGATGAAGCATTTAGTGCATTACAATATGGGCCAACTGAAGGTTATAAACCGCTAAGAGAATGGATTGTTACTTTAATTAATCAGCGTGAAAAAACACAATTAAACGTTGATAATATTCTTATTGTAACCGGCTCACAACAAGCCCTTGATCTAATTGGTAAGGCGCTAATAGATAAGCAAACCAAAGTACTCGTTGAAACACCTACTTATTTAGGCGGTTTGCAAACCTTCACTCAATACGAACCGGAATATGTATCAATTGCTAGCGATGATCACGGTCTTAATCCCGATCTATTAAGTGATGAAGAGGCAAAATCAGCTAGTTTCTTATATACAATCCCTAACTTTCAAAATCCAACAGGAAGGCGTTTACCTGCCGAGCGGCGTAAAAAGCTAGCTGACAAAGCCGTCGCTAATAACTTATTGATGATTGAAGATGATCCTTATGGGGAACTCGATTATCAAGGGCATCGTTTACCTAGCTTAATCAGTTATGCACCAAATAATACCGTTTATTTAGGTTCCTTTTCCAAGATTTTAGCACCAGGAATGCGCCTAGGTTATGTTGTCGGACCCGCTGATTTTATTAGTAAGCTAGTGCAGCTAAAACAAGCTGCCGATCTGCATACACCTAGTTATACGCAGCATATTGCATATAACGTGATTAAAGATGGCTATTTAGGCGAGCATATACCGAAAATTCGAGAGCTGTACAAAAGACGTTGCCAATTTATGCTTGAGCAATTAGCGAAATATATGCCAAATACGGTGCGTTGGACTAAGCCTGAAGGTGGTATGTTTATTTGGGTGGAACTGCCTGAGCATATTAATAGCACAGAATTACTTACCATAGCAGTTAATAATAATGTTGCTTTTGTGCCTGGGGAAACGTTCTTTGCTACGGATCCCAAAACAAACTGTTTACGTTTAGCATTTGTTACGGTACCAGAAGAACGAATTGAACAAGGTATTAAAATCCTTGCTGGTCTAATTAAATAA
- a CDS encoding DUF305 domain-containing protein has translation MKKIILIICSIILLSTTSALAHTDHQVVDKNMNPMTEEYLHAMNEMHQPMMEGVMSSDPDVAFVAGMIPHHQGAIDMAKIELKYGKDPDIRALAVQVIKAQEKEIEFMKKWLEKHQNR, from the coding sequence ATGAAAAAAATAATATTAATTATTTGCTCAATCATATTACTATCTACAACAAGTGCTTTAGCTCATACTGATCACCAAGTAGTGGATAAAAATATGAACCCAATGACAGAAGAATATTTACATGCCATGAATGAAATGCACCAACCAATGATGGAAGGTGTGATGTCATCAGATCCTGATGTGGCATTTGTTGCGGGAATGATCCCCCATCATCAGGGGGCTATCGATATGGCTAAAATCGAACTAAAATATGGTAAAGATCCTGACATCAGAGCACTCGCAGTGCAAGTGATTAAAGCGCAAGAAAAAGAGATTGAATTTATGAAAAAATGGCTTGAAAAGCATCAGAATCGATAG
- the hcp gene encoding hydroxylamine reductase, with product MFCIQCEQTIITSTTKGCSYTKGMCGKTAEVSDLQDILVAALQRVSFWASICHQYQISDRAVDRWSFQTFFATLTNVNFDPERILNYIQQADIHSLKLEQLAKAAAIQANHSLPPLSYAAQMQYPKNKEELLKLAPNVFLNRGKGDIEDDVIGLRLLAIYGLKGLAAYMEHAAVLEQFSDEICIEYHQIMNVLGNNPTDISELLDLSIAIGALNYKVMEMLDAGETTIFGHPVPTQVNTKPISGKCILVSGHDFKDLRLILEQTQGKGINVYTHGEMLPAHAYPELKKYPHLVGNFGSAWQNQQNEFAQFPGAIVMTSNCLINPFAGRYADRIFTRSIVGWPGVVHLENDDFSAVIECALNQSGFKHTELEHYITIGFARNALMNVAPTVIEQIKAGNIKHVFLIGGCDGISDERHYYTDMASQVPQDSIILTLGCGKYRFNKQNFGDINGIPRLIDIGQCNDAYSAIQLALALAETFECGVNELPLTLVLSWFEQKAIVILLTLLSLGAKGIYTGPSMPAFLTSNLISILQKEFDLKATTDAKEDLARILTVNAA from the coding sequence ATGTTTTGTATTCAATGCGAGCAAACAATAATAACATCAACAACTAAAGGCTGTAGCTATACCAAAGGTATGTGTGGCAAAACAGCCGAAGTATCGGACTTACAAGATATCTTAGTTGCAGCGCTACAGCGTGTCTCATTTTGGGCATCAATTTGCCACCAATACCAAATTAGTGATAGAGCGGTTGATCGATGGTCATTCCAAACATTTTTTGCCACGCTAACAAATGTTAATTTTGATCCAGAAAGAATACTGAATTATATACAGCAAGCGGATATACACAGTCTAAAGTTAGAACAATTAGCTAAAGCAGCTGCAATACAAGCTAACCATTCCTTACCACCGCTATCTTACGCCGCTCAAATGCAATATCCAAAAAATAAAGAAGAGCTACTAAAACTGGCTCCTAACGTCTTTTTGAATAGAGGTAAAGGCGATATCGAAGATGATGTAATTGGTCTGCGTTTACTCGCTATTTATGGTTTAAAAGGTTTAGCTGCATATATGGAACACGCGGCAGTTTTAGAACAATTCAGTGATGAAATCTGTATTGAATATCATCAAATAATGAACGTATTAGGCAATAACCCAACCGATATAAGCGAGTTGCTTGATTTATCAATCGCCATTGGTGCATTAAATTATAAAGTAATGGAAATGCTTGACGCAGGAGAAACAACGATATTTGGCCACCCAGTACCAACTCAAGTAAATACCAAACCCATCTCAGGTAAATGTATTTTAGTTTCAGGGCATGATTTTAAGGATTTAAGATTAATTTTAGAGCAAACACAAGGAAAAGGAATTAATGTCTATACCCACGGTGAAATGTTACCTGCTCATGCCTATCCTGAGCTAAAAAAGTACCCTCATTTAGTCGGTAACTTTGGCAGTGCTTGGCAAAATCAACAAAATGAATTTGCGCAATTCCCAGGTGCAATTGTGATGACATCAAATTGTCTTATTAACCCTTTCGCTGGGCGATATGCTGACCGTATTTTTACTCGTAGCATCGTTGGCTGGCCTGGGGTCGTTCACCTAGAAAACGATGACTTTAGTGCTGTAATTGAGTGTGCATTAAATCAATCTGGCTTCAAACATACCGAATTAGAACATTACATTACTATCGGTTTTGCACGTAATGCCTTAATGAACGTTGCGCCAACAGTCATAGAACAAATTAAAGCAGGTAATATAAAACACGTCTTCTTAATCGGAGGATGTGATGGGATTAGCGATGAGCGCCATTATTATACGGATATGGCCAGTCAGGTTCCACAAGATAGCATTATTTTAACATTAGGCTGCGGAAAGTATCGTTTTAATAAACAAAACTTTGGTGATATAAACGGTATTCCTCGCTTAATTGATATAGGACAATGCAACGATGCATATTCAGCAATTCAATTAGCTCTAGCGCTTGCAGAGACATTTGAATGCGGAGTGAACGAATTACCATTAACGCTTGTACTATCTTGGTTTGAACAAAAAGCGATTGTTATTTTATTAACGTTATTATCTTTAGGGGCAAAAGGTATCTATACCGGTCCATCTATGCCTGCTTTTTTGACCAGTAACCTCATTAGTATTTTACAAAAAGAGTTTGACCTAAAAGCAACAACAGATGCCAAAGAAGACTTAGCGAGAATTTTAACGGTAAACGCAGCTTAA
- the nsrR gene encoding nitric oxide-sensing transcriptional repressor NsrR yields the protein MQLSSFTDYSIRVLIYLAMLDKDELSNIATVSEHYHISKNHLVKVVHKLGQLGYIDTIQGKNGGIKLKKSPKQLNVGQIIRQLEPLELLNCGASFCHISPACRLKKYLIDAKNAFLNELEKYTIYDLINNNQKLLNLL from the coding sequence TTGCAACTATCAAGTTTTACGGATTACAGTATTCGAGTGCTAATTTATTTAGCTATGCTAGATAAGGACGAATTAAGTAATATAGCAACGGTAAGTGAGCATTATCATATATCTAAAAACCATTTAGTCAAAGTGGTCCATAAACTCGGTCAACTTGGTTATATTGACACAATACAAGGCAAAAACGGAGGTATCAAGCTGAAAAAATCGCCGAAACAGCTAAATGTTGGGCAAATAATTCGCCAACTCGAACCATTAGAATTACTTAATTGCGGCGCATCATTTTGTCATATTAGCCCAGCTTGTCGCTTAAAAAAATATCTCATCGATGCTAAAAATGCATTTTTAAACGAGTTAGAAAAATACACGATCTATGATTTAATTAATAATAACCAAAAACTTCTTAATTTGTTATGA
- the pgm gene encoding phosphoglucomutase (alpha-D-glucose-1,6-bisphosphate-dependent), giving the protein MINSRAGQLAEPKDLIDIDALLNNYYTIEPDNGDPSQLVIFGTSGHRGSANKGTFNQWHILAIAQAVADYRKSQSITGPCFIGKDSHALSDPALKTVLEVFAANQINSIIAVDWGYTPTPTISHAIIRYNQKNSNLADGIVITPSHNPPEDGGIKYNAINGGPADTAVTSAIEARANELLKNNLAGVKRLTLSKAMSSGFIHTKEYEADYIDDLTNIIDFDVITGENLNIGVDPLGGAGISYWSRIAERYKLNLNIVNDKIDPTFSFMYLDHDSVIRMDCSSADAMTGLLQLKDKFDLAFGNDTDFDRHGIVTPAGLMKPNAYLATCVNYLFKHRPNWNNHCLIGKTLVTSSIVDRIATNLQRTLLEFPVGFKWYGEGLFNGTIGFACEESAGASFLRKNSQVWSTDKDGIILCLLAAEMTARMGKNPQQQYEELERQFGQSYYGRIQASASFLERQKLAKLDASQLTTDSLAGEIIEQCLTKAPANDAPIGGLKVVTKNGWFAARPSGTEDAYKIYAESFISEEHLLQIQQEAQQLVTKAIN; this is encoded by the coding sequence ATGATAAATTCAAGAGCAGGGCAATTAGCTGAGCCAAAAGATCTAATTGATATTGATGCTTTATTAAATAACTACTATACAATTGAGCCGGATAATGGTGATCCTAGCCAGTTAGTTATTTTTGGTACCTCCGGACATCGGGGGAGTGCTAACAAGGGAACATTTAATCAATGGCATATCCTTGCTATTGCACAAGCTGTAGCAGATTATCGAAAATCACAAAGCATTACTGGTCCTTGCTTTATAGGTAAAGATAGCCATGCATTGTCAGATCCTGCCTTAAAAACGGTGCTTGAAGTTTTTGCCGCTAACCAAATCAATAGTATTATTGCCGTTGATTGGGGGTATACTCCCACACCAACTATTTCTCACGCGATTATTCGTTATAATCAAAAAAATAGTAATTTGGCTGATGGTATTGTCATTACTCCTTCGCATAATCCCCCAGAAGATGGCGGGATAAAGTATAATGCCATAAATGGTGGGCCGGCGGATACTGCTGTGACATCTGCCATTGAGGCTAGAGCAAATGAGTTATTAAAAAATAATTTAGCTGGGGTTAAACGGCTTACACTATCCAAGGCAATGAGTTCAGGGTTTATCCATACTAAAGAATATGAGGCTGATTATATTGATGACTTAACTAATATCATCGATTTTGATGTTATTACCGGTGAAAACCTGAACATTGGTGTTGATCCACTCGGTGGTGCTGGTATCTCTTATTGGTCGAGAATAGCAGAGCGATATAAATTAAATCTTAATATTGTTAATGATAAAATAGATCCGACGTTTAGCTTTATGTATTTAGATCATGATAGTGTCATTAGAATGGATTGTTCAAGCGCTGATGCAATGACTGGTTTATTGCAATTAAAAGATAAGTTTGATTTAGCTTTTGGTAATGATACTGATTTTGATCGACACGGCATTGTAACTCCGGCAGGGCTAATGAAACCTAATGCTTATTTAGCGACTTGTGTTAACTACTTATTTAAGCATCGGCCTAATTGGAATAATCACTGCTTAATTGGTAAAACATTAGTTACTAGTTCTATAGTTGATAGAATTGCGACTAATTTACAGCGAACATTATTAGAGTTTCCCGTGGGATTTAAATGGTATGGTGAAGGTCTATTTAATGGCACAATTGGTTTTGCTTGTGAGGAAAGCGCAGGAGCCTCTTTTTTAAGAAAAAATAGTCAAGTTTGGTCCACCGATAAAGATGGGATCATTCTATGCTTACTTGCTGCTGAAATGACCGCCAGGATGGGTAAAAATCCACAACAACAGTATGAAGAGCTCGAGCGACAATTTGGGCAATCTTATTATGGACGAATTCAAGCTTCGGCCAGTTTTTTGGAACGGCAAAAATTAGCTAAACTTGATGCGAGTCAATTGACTACAGACTCTCTAGCAGGTGAAATTATTGAACAATGCTTGACTAAAGCACCAGCTAATGATGCTCCAATTGGCGGCTTAAAAGTCGTTACTAAAAATGGTTGGTTTGCTGCTCGCCCGTCGGGAACAGAAGACGCTTATAAAATCTATGCAGAGAGCTTTATTAGTGAAGAGCACTTGCTACAGATTCAACAAGAAGCACAGCAATTAGTTACTAAGGCAATCAATTAA
- a CDS encoding glycine zipper 2TM domain-containing protein, translating into MKKMTVLACLTILLVGCQNSDIYSGNVYTANQAKQVQNVSYGTVLSVRPVKIQTNASNDSSNSVIGTIGGAVLGGFLGNTIGGGAGNKLAIAGGAIGGAIVGSEVENAVSQTNAVELEIRQQNGSSIVIVQKAEPGQFQVGQEVRLVTNGKQVNASPR; encoded by the coding sequence ATGAAAAAGATGACGGTATTAGCATGTTTAACAATATTACTTGTTGGTTGCCAAAATAGTGATATTTATTCTGGTAACGTGTATACCGCAAATCAAGCTAAACAAGTTCAAAATGTTAGCTATGGCACGGTGCTATCTGTCCGCCCAGTAAAAATTCAAACTAATGCATCAAATGACTCATCAAATAGCGTGATTGGTACCATCGGCGGTGCAGTCCTAGGTGGCTTTTTGGGCAACACAATTGGCGGGGGTGCTGGTAACAAACTAGCGATAGCCGGTGGCGCAATTGGTGGGGCAATAGTGGGAAGTGAAGTTGAAAACGCGGTCAGTCAAACTAACGCAGTAGAGCTTGAAATCCGTCAACAAAATGGTTCGTCAATTGTTATAGTACAAAAAGCAGAGCCAGGCCAATTTCAAGTAGGACAAGAAGTCCGCCTAGTCACTAATGGCAAACAAGTTAACGCATCACCACGTTAA
- the gloA gene encoding lactoylglutathione lyase, which translates to MRILHTMIRVGNLQQSIDFYTKTMGMKLLRTSENSEYKYSLAFVGYDDESTASVIELTYNWGTDSYDHGNAFGHIAIGVNNVANTCQIIKQAGGKITREAGPVKGGSTIIAFVEDPDGYKIELIENSQADKALGN; encoded by the coding sequence ATGCGAATATTACACACCATGATTCGTGTCGGAAATTTACAACAATCTATCGATTTTTATACTAAAACGATGGGAATGAAGTTGCTCCGAACAAGCGAAAACTCAGAATACAAATATTCATTAGCGTTTGTTGGTTATGACGATGAAAGTACTGCCTCGGTTATTGAACTAACTTATAACTGGGGAACCGACAGCTATGATCACGGCAATGCGTTTGGACATATTGCAATTGGCGTTAATAATGTAGCAAATACGTGCCAAATCATAAAACAAGCTGGTGGGAAAATCACTCGAGAAGCAGGCCCTGTAAAAGGGGGCTCAACAATTATTGCTTTTGTTGAAGATCCTGATGGCTATAAAATAGAGCTAATTGAAAATAGCCAAGCGGATAAAGCATTAGGTAATTAA
- a CDS encoding Bax inhibitor-1/YccA family protein codes for MNNYSPNGSIVEQAGSRVQTYMSHVYGWMTVGLALTGLVAWFASNNESVFRLLFSQDASGYWSLSVFSWILIAAQLGLVFVLSGMINRLSGSAATTIFMLYSALSGLTLSSIFLAYTASSIVSVFFITAGMFAALAFYGYTTKRDLSGLGRFLFMGLIGIVIASLVNIFMKSAPLMWAITYIGVFVFAGLTAYDTQKLKAFGEQLPKDDPNAFRRYAIFGALTLYLDFINLFLMLLRILGDRR; via the coding sequence ATGAATAATTATTCCCCTAATGGTTCTATTGTTGAGCAAGCTGGAAGCCGAGTTCAAACTTATATGAGTCATGTTTATGGCTGGATGACTGTTGGGCTTGCTTTGACGGGTTTAGTTGCTTGGTTTGCATCAAATAATGAGTCTGTTTTTAGATTGCTATTTAGCCAAGATGCTAGTGGTTATTGGTCTTTAAGTGTTTTTTCATGGATTTTAATTGCTGCACAACTCGGGTTGGTTTTTGTGTTGTCAGGTATGATTAATCGTTTATCAGGAAGTGCAGCTACAACTATATTTATGCTCTATTCTGCACTGAGTGGTTTAACACTGAGTTCAATCTTTCTTGCCTATACTGCATCATCGATTGTCAGCGTATTTTTTATTACAGCAGGAATGTTTGCTGCTTTAGCATTTTATGGTTATACCACAAAACGAGATTTATCAGGGCTTGGTAGATTTTTATTTATGGGATTAATCGGGATTGTTATTGCTTCACTGGTTAACATCTTCATGAAAAGCGCGCCATTAATGTGGGCTATTACTTATATTGGTGTATTTGTTTTTGCTGGTTTAACTGCTTATGACACGCAAAAATTAAAAGCTTTTGGTGAACAACTACCAAAAGATGATCCAAATGCATTTAGACGTTATGCTATTTTTGGTGCCTTAACTCTTTATCTTGATTTTATTAACTTATTCTTAATGTTATTAAGAATTTTAGGTGATCGCCGATAA
- the moaE gene encoding molybdopterin synthase catalytic subunit MoaE, translating to MDINKSIVIVSDAEIKFERHYQWLSQSPEDGAIVTFTGKVRSLSNEVSSLYLEHYQGMTENVLYKIIDKARARWQLNRIVVIHRIGKIVANENIVYVGVSSAHRKDSFAAAEFIMDVLKNEAPFWKKEQTLSGDNWVEAKKSDKSALKKWY from the coding sequence ATGGATATAAATAAAAGCATTGTTATTGTTAGTGACGCAGAAATTAAGTTTGAGCGGCATTATCAGTGGCTATCTCAATCTCCTGAAGATGGCGCTATTGTAACTTTTACGGGGAAAGTCAGATCATTGTCAAATGAGGTATCTTCGCTATATTTAGAACATTACCAAGGCATGACTGAAAATGTCTTATATAAAATTATTGACAAAGCGAGAGCTCGCTGGCAGCTTAATCGTATTGTTGTTATTCACAGAATTGGCAAAATAGTTGCTAATGAAAATATTGTCTATGTTGGTGTTAGTAGCGCACATCGCAAGGATTCATTCGCGGCAGCTGAATTTATTATGGATGTTTTAAAAAATGAAGCACCATTTTGGAAAAAAGAACAGACATTAAGTGGGGACAATTGGGTTGAAGCAAAAAAATCTGATAAAAGTGCCTTGAAAAAATGGTATTGA
- a CDS encoding MoaD/ThiS family protein, whose product MTRILFFAQTRELVGVSSLELDIDKMSIADLINHLSLNGENWHYALKEKTPLCAVNKQLVDKYYIVENQDEVAFFPPVTGG is encoded by the coding sequence ATGACTAGAATATTATTTTTTGCACAGACAAGGGAACTAGTAGGCGTTTCATCTTTGGAATTAGATATAGACAAGATGTCTATTGCTGACTTAATTAATCACTTGAGTTTAAACGGTGAAAATTGGCATTATGCTTTAAAAGAGAAAACACCGCTTTGTGCTGTTAATAAACAATTGGTTGATAAGTATTATATTGTTGAGAATCAGGATGAAGTTGCTTTTTTTCCTCCCGTTACAGGTGGCTAG